TAtcattgaaatttaaaaaaaaaaaaaaagaagatttcATGGCAACGTTTCTGTTAGCCTTTGATTTTATGGAAGCTTATTTTCACAAAAATCTCAATTCTGAGTAAAAATTTGACCtgttgtcattaaaaaaaaaaaaagttctcatggatagcCTAACAATAGTTTTGGGGTACACTCAGTAataagtgagctccttttaaatgcaaaattcCCCAGCAGAACTAACTTACCTTAAATGTAGCCTCATCTCTGTAAGAAGGAAAATTCTCTACTACTATACGCAGTAGTTTCTGAGCACTTTTCTCACTCATTTTAACACAAGTGACGAAAGAGCCTCCAAACTTCTCAAGCAGAATTGTCCCTGTTTCATTCAGAATACGATGTCTCTCTTCAATCAAAGGCATGGGGACATCTGTGTCAGAGCGAAATACATGTCTAACCTGCTCAAGTGTCATAGTGGCGTAATATGCGGCACTGGTAATAGGTATTCcttcagaaaaattaaaaaaaaaaactctcttaGAATGTCATGTTATATAGGCATTTGTGAAATAATAATCACTTAGGATTGGAACAGTTATATTACAGCTGTACACTAGAACGTTATGTTCACAAATTAAGATGAAGCAAGTACTCAGTCAACTGTTAAGTTTGATTTTAAATGGAGATAAAGGTTTATTATGCCTATAGACTCCTACAGATAACAGCTCCCAAATGGCAAGTCATCATTGtacatttcttcttttttctgtATCTTTCCCCATTTCTACTAGTCTTCAATACTTGACTTGATGTTTAAATAATATCCCATGCAAATATCAGCACACAATTCTTACTCCTATTTTTACTTTAATTGCCAGTCATTCTGAATCCACATAAAATATCCTTATAGCTTTCCCCTTATTTGTATGCACTCATTGTGGTTTCTTCATAAAGACATTTAACCAGACCCACACTGAGAATTTTTGGCCAtaccttcacataacataagaacggccgtactaggtcagaccaatagtccatctagcccagtatcctgtctgccaacaggggccaatgccaggtgccccagagggagtgaacctaacaaacAATTAATGATCAAGttatctctcttctgccatccatccccaccctctgacaaacagaggctagggacaccgctATTAGCCACTAATGGagttaacttccatgaatttatccagttctctttgaaATGCTGTTATAGCCACCATTGGTCTAGCACTCCTTCAGTGATAGCAACTGTGGAAGCACCAGCCTGCACCAGGTACAGGTGTTTCTATTACTGTGGTTTCTAGACTTGCTGGAACTGCATTGGAGAGATTAGATTAACAGGAGAGAATTCTCTAAAAttctcagtgtagacaaggtttATTTGATAAtcacaaaaatataaaattaatttaaaaatgtacctGAAATAACAAGAGTCACGTATGCATATGACTACATAATTGACAATAGTATAATTAATCGGAAAAAATATaacccaaaacaaaaattttGCATATATATGATTAAGTAGTTTATTTTCTATAAGAATGGGTATTACAGCCCTTCTAGTTCATCTCATGTGAACTGAATAGGACTACCCAGATATACTAAGCTGCTCACCTCCATGTATTTGCAGGGTCAAAGAGTACATTTGAAACTGTCTCTGAGACAGTCTGAATTTCCTCCTTCTCCCATCATAATTATAACTACTATGTAGAGTTTTCGTTTAATAAGCAACTCAACCATATAGCCACCATTCAGCTCCACTACAATTCAGAGTAATTATGTACTAACCACCATCAAGTGCTCTGTTGATTGCAGCACAAAGAGACCAGTAACCACTGTACATCTTGCCTCTGTACTTCACCAGACACTTACGGTCTTCCTGTTCAGACCAAAAGGAAAAGTTAAGTGTATCTACAAGAAACACCCAATTCACTGCATCGTCACTCACTGCTTGAGGGTTCAGTTCGTGAAGAGATTTCCAGCCAGACAAACTAAATTCTTTTGCTGAGACTTTGTCAAACAGAGCCTCTGCAACTTTCTTCACTCCCTCTTCCTCAAGGAGCACGTCTTGGCTGTTTTCGGCTATGAACTTGGCAGAGTCTTTAGGAGACAGGAACGCTTCCATGGCTCTCCTTCTAGcgagagggaaagaaaaacattCAGAGTCACCCTCTGCAGTACTCAGAGAGCGCGAAGTGACCCAGGGGAGTGACAGAAGCCCAGCACGGCCAGGGCCATTACTAAGTCCATACACCACCAGGTCTCGCGGTAGGTTCCCCCGCCCCTTGCACATGATTAGCTACAGGCCATCACAGCACTTCTCTCAGCAGAACGTACCGGGAAAAGAAAAGAACTAACACCCCCCGCATCGGGCGGGCGCTGCTACAGGGGTACGAGCGTCCCCGGCTCCCCGTTTACCTGGGCAGGTGCGCGGGCGCTTCGCAAGGAGGGCTCCGCACAACGAACGTCAGACCCGTGACAGTACCGAGCAGAACAGGCAGCAGTAGCAGCGCATAGCCCGCCCCTTCCGTCTTTCCTCCAGCCGTCACACCTTCAGCCGCCAATGACAACTTGCCTGATTTGCAGAATAGTGGCGATACGATCAGAAGACGGTGGGCGCTAGCTTTTGAGCTAAGCCGCAGGCTGCACGAAAGAGCCGTTTAACGGAGTGGGGGCTCGGCCTGACCTTTACAGCAGCTTCTCTTTATGACGCTTCTACCAAATTCTTTCCCTCTCTATGACTCCTGGTGCAAGGAGGAGAGAGGACAATTTGGGGGTAAGGGAGAATGCAGGGAAGGCAGTTCTGATGGAATTTTATTGCAGTACAGATGAGTTGCTTGCAGAGTGATCTGAACAGAGAAAGCAccatgctttattttaaaatgttacacacCTACAAAAAGCTTAAGGACCGTGAACAAATTACCATGTCATGTTCCCCCATAGAAGTCGTTTGTTAGCCTCCAGTTGTCAGAAAGACATGACACTATGCACTGTAACTCAAAGcctttaaatcataatttgaggatttcagtaacttaGCCAGATGTTACGGGTCTATTACAGGAaaagatgggtgagattctgtgaccagCAATATGCAAGTCACTCTagcccaggagttctcaaagttCATTGCTTCCTGACCCCTTTCAGACAATAAAGTTAGGGGTCAGGTGGACAGAAGAGCAGGTAGAGTGCAGGGTTTAGCTTCGTGcttgggtcccagcaagtctaatactggccctggcaaccccagtaaaatggggtcacaactcactttggggtcctgacccagcttgagaagcactggtctagctGAATACTGTCCCATCTGCCCTCAAAAACTAACTATTCTAACACCAGTTTAGGCTTATTTACCCTGAATTATGAAATGGTCCTTAAAGTCACGCTAAAATAGTCCACTTTTTATAAAATACAGTTGGACACTACTGCCATTTCATGCACAGAAAATACTAGCAACCCCCTATCTTCTATTCAGTGGAATACTTGCAGCATTAACACAGACCCAAAGCACTAAGTTAGGCGCAGATACTTACATCAGTAGGTATTTCTCTTGCAAGTACACGAAAGCAATATAAACAGCACCATTCTCAAATGGAGGGATTCATTTTTGCAGTGTTCCTTTCCCCAACACTGATAACCCActcaaatgaaaataaatgaatggaGACAGCACAATAATTTAAGAGGCTAGATTAGACAACTGGCTTCATTTGTACCATTGCTAGAGGTCTAGATTTAATTCAGTTTATATGGAAAAACATGTGCCACTAAACATTGGCCTAGAGAAAGCTTACTAACTGTGGAATTTAAAATATAAGAGTTTCAGAATGAACTTTACATTCTGCATGGTTTAACATATTTGCACTGGCTTGGTTGGCCTAAACACTGATTCTTAAGTGGGACAAAGGTTAAGTAAACCACTGACCACTTGAGCTTCCCCTACAGCTGATTAAAATACTTTTACCTCTCCATCACAAAAAGTATAGCAGCTCAACATCAGAACAAAAGGTTATAGGAAAAACGAGAAGAGGCTCAAAATACCTAGATTGTGATAGTTTAAATACACTTTCATACAAATAAATGGTAGAGGATACACGGATACCATCAGCATGCCAAGAGAAACTCCCTCTGAAAGCAAACAGCCCTAGGTTTTGAAACAGGAAATGGATGGAATTTATTATTCTTACAACTGTTGAAATTGACCCTACAGTACAGCCAACTTACTTTTGCTAGCCTTCAAATAGTCTTATGTGAATTTTAACCTTTCATATCCAAACTTTTCAACTATAATGCATTAGTTTTAAGAAGCAGCTATTTTAACTTACATACCCAGCAACTTTCTAACTATTGATGCTTTATATAGATTTTAATGAAGCTGACAATTTTGTTTCCTCTATAAAAATAGCTTTACTAGATCTTACTTATTCTAGAGCAATGTGTATGAACATCTACACCTCTGCTGCATCAGTGTTGTCAATAGCTGCTTGGGATGGTGGCGGAAGTGAAATGTCCCAGTAATCAAAACAAGGATCCACAGAAACTGAATTGATCAGATCTAGCTGAGTGTAAGGTGGGTGcgttttttcaatttatttttatttaggaaGTGAAATTAAAACTTGTAAACTATCAATACAAATGCCAAGGTACATGAGATATCCAGGAGGTACTTTTACCATTTTTTGAATTTCTCACAACTGTTTCCTACATAATCCAACATTCAACAGGGAAACAATACAAGTGTTTCATATAAGCCTGTATACAATGAAAAACCAGGATATTTGTACAAGTTACAGAGTATCTATCAAATtgccatttaaaaatgtctaCCTCATACAATTGAAAGATgtgaaaacattcaaaatgtatttattagaGGTACACCGTCTTTCATCTCTATAACAGTGTTATTTGATACAGCAAGGCTGTCAATGACCAGACTTCAGCTGGAATCTACCATTGTAACTCGGATATCACAAGGTTTTAAAGATTTTATTCACATACAGTCAGTAATATAGACAAATGTGCTGCAAATCAGGTAAATAGGGGCAAACACTTGCAACAAACCCAAACCCAACCCAACTTTTGCATATGTTGCAATTTATTCCCAAGCAGCAAAGCTTTGAATCATGGTATTTTCATCAATATCCTTTAATTTGCCAAAACACACGTCTATATCAGAAGCAGAAGAACTTAACAGCAATTTTCAATTACAATTtcttgcaggggggagggggaggcaaaaAAGAGCATCGACTTTAGATATTACCTTCATGAATATCTAAAAAAATGACAACCAAGTATAGATtcactaaatttattttaaaaatcataaaacatTTCTTACAAAAGAGCATTACATTCTGCACACTGCTCTGAATGGATGTCAGGAACATGTGGACTACTAATATTCtcccccttcaaaaaaaaaatacagtgtaCATAAAGCAGGGTGTTCACAATAGTTACAGAAAAACATTACAGATTACCACCaactaacaaaaataaaaaccactctctctgctgctgcttcaaaATTCCAATGTTAGTCTCACGCGCCACCCCGTTTCCCCCCCTATATTTGTAAGGAACTAAAACATTACATCTGGTGGACAGCAAAGCTTTCACTACACCTCAAATGCAGAACACCTATGAAGCAGAGGAATGTTGGCTTTTTAAACAgaagcagataaaaaaaaaaagatgcaggaCTCCTTCAGTTCTTCACTAGTCTTAGAAAAACTTTCCAGAATACTGCTTCAcactataaaaaagaaaaaatatcttgCATTAGAATCCTTCAACATCTGCATACTGCTTCacactataaaagaaaaagaaaaaaaagcatgtATTAGAATGGTTGAACATACATTTTGCATAAATTTTttacacacattttttaaaaaaattgaaaacaacaaGTTCTCAAAACACTTGCATATTTTTAAAGACTAAAGGTTTAATTCACATTTAAGCATTAGTACTCTAAAGTCCAACATTCAAGTCAATTATCACAAAATATTTACTAGTTAGCCAACATGTTAATACAGAAGAATTAAGCACATTAAACCTAAAGCTGTTAATACTTGGCAGAAAAGACAAGGTAATGCCAGTAAGGTGTGAAATGCTGCATTAACAGCACCAATCGTTTTCAACTTGTCCTGTAGAGGCATGGCCTGTGCCATATGGCAGACTGCGATTTGTTGTCGATTTAGTTAtctaaaaacaacaaaatcaCTAGTCTTCCACACAGAACTAGACCAACATCCACTGAAATCTTCTATATTTTCTACAGGCTCTATATAATTTATTAGAAGTagtttttgcagcagttttcaccAGAGAAATGAGAGGACTGCTTGGTTAAGGCGTCTTCCAGCAAGATTAGTTTTGAGAGTGTCTTCATTTTAGTAAGAATGGAGAACAAAAGGAGAATAAAGGCAAAACTACCAAGTGTAGAAGTCAGGTCCTaatatagatatttttaaaaccctGCCTTCTA
This genomic interval from Gopherus evgoodei ecotype Sinaloan lineage chromosome 6, rGopEvg1_v1.p, whole genome shotgun sequence contains the following:
- the C6H9orf64 gene encoding queuosine salvage protein isoform X1; the protein is MRGVLVLFFSRRRAMEAFLSPKDSAKFIAENSQDVLLEEEGVKKVAEALFDKVSAKEFSLSGWKSLHELNPQAVSDDAVNWVFLVDTLNFSFWSEQEDRKCLVKYRGKMYSGYWSLCAAINRALDGGIPITSAAYYATMTLEQVRHVFRSDTDVPMPLIEERHRILNETGTILLEKFGGSFVTCVKMSEKSAQKLLRIVVENFPSYRDEATFKGKKVSFYKRAQILVADTWSALEGKGDGCFGDISSLTVFADYRIPQVLVHLGAMRYSDELMRKLREGIMFQSGDKQEVEIRGCSIWCCGLICDHLLELYKKKGQNMSERVNAVLLDYYLWDYARDHREDMKEIPIHRVRCIYY
- the C6H9orf64 gene encoding queuosine salvage protein isoform X2, whose amino-acid sequence is MEAFLSPKDSAKFIAENSQDVLLEEEGVKKVAEALFDKVSAKEFSLSGWKSLHELNPQAVSDDAVNWVFLVDTLNFSFWSEQEDRKCLVKYRGKMYSGYWSLCAAINRALDGGIPITSAAYYATMTLEQVRHVFRSDTDVPMPLIEERHRILNETGTILLEKFGGSFVTCVKMSEKSAQKLLRIVVENFPSYRDEATFKGKKVSFYKRAQILVADTWSALEGKGDGCFGDISSLTVFADYRIPQVLVHLGAMRYSDELMRKLREGIMFQSGDKQEVEIRGCSIWCCGLICDHLLELYKKKGQNMSERVNAVLLDYYLWDYARDHREDMKEIPIHRVRCIYY